ATGCGAATCCATTTTTGAAAACTGGTCACAAATAGCAGCGCTCGAATCTTTCGACCCGTCATCAACAATAACAAGTTCCCATTCAATTGAATCCTTAAGACTCAAAACCGATTCAATGCATTGAGCCAAATGCTTTTCAGCATTATAAACTGGAAGAATGAATGATATCGATTCACTCATACTCTATCAAGAATCCATTGACAAGCTTGTTCAGAGGCATGTCCAGTTTCACAGACATGTCCATAGAAATCCAGAATCTGTTTGCAATTTTCAGGGGCATCCGATTCGTTAAAATCAATGATCGTCTGGAACAAGTCTTTTACATTCTTTGCATACTTGAAAGGACTTTTTTCGACATCAAAATTCAAACCGCGACTAGATTTATAATCATCTAGATCGGGCACATACAACACCACAGGTCTATTCAACAAAACATAATCGCCAACCAAGGATGAATAATCCGAAATTACCACATCGGAAATCAGCAACAAATCCTGCATTTCAGGATACTTGGATGCATCTACAATTCGGGAATCCGTTTTCCATTCAGGCAACATTTTCACCTTGTGGTGTTGACGAATCAGTATTCCCCACTTTTTTCCATCTCTCTTTTCAAGTTCATCAGCCAAATACGAAAAGTCTAACATATCGGCGGCAACGCCATTTCCTCGAAAAGTAGGAGCATATGTAAGAATTTTGTCAAAACCCTCCAAATTCAAAGCCTTGCGAACAGAGTCTGCCTTATGGGTATAATCTTGGAAGAACACATCATTTCGAGGAGAGCCACAGCGCAATATTTCAGCATTAGGATTCAAAGAGCGCCGAATAATTTCATCACCATAATCGGAGCCTGACAAAATAACATCTGCACACTTATACGCCTCCGAAAGAAGCGAACTTCCATCTGATGTTTTATCGACATTTTTAAAGGCACGATCTCCATGCCACGTATCCATGTAGATTTGTCCTTTTCGCTTGCACGGGATCACAATACCCGCATTCAGCACCCAAAATTTAGATGTAAACAATTCTCTATATTCTGCGAAAGATTTTTTCTTTACAATTCGCACATAATCAGGAATTTCCGCAACATCATTCACATCGTTCAAACTCCAGACAATTTCCATGTCCGGATCCATTTCATGCATTTTCTCGGAAATCGCTCTCGGATTACACGCGTAACGCAAGCCATTATATGCTCTAAAAAAAATTTTTTTCCGGTTCATTCGGTAAAATACCGAAACGAAAAAGCATAGCATGCGAAGAATAAAATTCTTAATCCATCGAGACATGTTTATAGTTCCTTATAACACTTTTCAAGCTTATCATAAACGACTTTAGGGGAAAAAGCGTCCTGAGCCCTTTCCCAGCCTGCACGTCCCATGCTCACGCGGAGCGCCTTGTCGTTTACCAATTTTTCCAATGCACGCGTCAAAGCCTGAATATCACCCGGTTCACAAAGAATGCCACATTCTCCGTCCTTGACCACTTCTGCAGTTCCACCGACAAATGTCGAAATTGCAGGCAAGCCAAAACCCAAAGCTTCGACCAGACTCATGCTAAAACGCTCTGCATACGACGGAAGCACCAGCAAATCGTATTTAGGGAGCATCTTCACATACTCCGAATGAACGACCCAGGAAGACACGCTGATATCTCTGCATTTCGGGGATTCCTTGACTGCGGCACGAACCTGTTCCACCTCTCCATCACCAAACAAAGACAGCTTTACAGGAACCGAGAAATTCGCTTTCGAAAAAGCGTCAATCAAATCGTAAACGCCCTTACGCTTTCCAAAACGACCCGAAAAAATAATCTGGACAGGTAATTCATGCGCTTCAAGATCAACCGGAGCATCAGCAATATCAGCACCAGGATTTGGAATCGTCGTAAACTTTTCAATAGACGGATCCACACTCTGCACGATACCCTTCATTTCCGATGAAAGGATCAGAACTCTTTCGGCTTGACGAAAATAATCTTTCAGCATCCATTTGAGCAAAGGAGATGCCTCGTCGCAAAACTTGTCGAATTGGCTGCCATGAATATGGGCTGTATATTTTTTTCCCCGAAAACGCAAGCAACGGCTTATAAGATACTTTCTGTAAAAGCTGCCGTAACTAGACGTATGGATTTGGTAAAACGCAAATTTTTTCGACGGGAAAAACAGGAGCTTCAAGCAGACTTTCAGCAAGACCGGAAGGGAACGGACAAATGAGCCGTTATATGATTCTATAAAATTCCCTTCAGGCAAATTGAAAAGTTTTTTATAGCAGACAAGAACTGAACTAATTCCACCCTGCACAGCAAAGCCAGGGCCAATATGACAAACCTTTTCAAACATGCATGAAATCTAGAAAAATAAAAGACTACAGCACACTTATCTTCGTCACGATTTCTACAGAATCCCTGCATTCAATTTTTGCATATAGGTATCGCGCCGGTTCCTTATCGCCAAAGTGTTCCGAATACCAGCCGTCTTCACGAATGGAATACGAAAGTTTCTCGTCAAGAGCAATCACAACACGGCGAGCGCCCGACACATCGACCGTTGCCAAGGCGCCATCGAGCTGCACCTTAGCGGTCGGATGCAGATGGAACGGAATTTCGACCGTGAACGGAGAGAATCCATGCAATGTATCTGTAATCGTGAACTCGTCCTTTTCTCGATTGTATTCGACTTTACGGACATGTTCTACGCCATCCTTGCGGTAGCCATCGTGCGTTGCTTCAACAAAGTTTTCGCCGACATTCAGCGTTTTGCAATGGTAGTGTGCAAGCCACAATGTGGGTCCCGCCTGCAGCGCCTGATTTTTGCCGTTCACGCAAACCGTATTGTGAGCCAAAGTACTCACAAAATAACGGCGCAAATCCTTATGCGTGTGGTACGTGAACGTTCCCGGATCAACTATCACAGGCATTCCATCGACATGCAGAATAAAGCTAAGCGCATCGGCATGAGCATGAGCTGCAATGCTTAAAAAGCCGAGCGGAGCCGCATCGAAATGCAAATACGTCTCACGCACGCCAGTAAAACCATCGAAACGTTTTTCGGCGTTACAAGGCTCCACAGCCTTACGGAAAATAAAATGCCCACTTTCCGGATAAAAATGATTACCATCAAGAGTTTCGCGCTCATCGGCAACATTCAGCGATTCAAATGTTTTACGACCTGCATCACCAAACAGCAACTCATTTTTCTCGTCCCAAACAACATTTGCACGCTTTAGCGATCCATCTTCAAAATACGTTGCAAACGAAACAAGCAATGACTTGAAGTTGTTGAAATGTACACCTGCATCAGGGCGGAGCACAAAGCCGTCATCGCCATCGCCGTACATCGGGTAATTAAAGTTGCCATCCAAGAATGCATTCATGTAACGCGCCATCGCATGCAAGCGTTCATTGTACGCATCCGAGAATTCATTACCGGCATGGAGCCCAGCCACAGCAGCGATCAAGAAAAAGTCGTCGATGAACTGGATATATTCCGCCGCCTCTTCGCGGTTTACACCTTCAGCAGAGTTTTGCAAAAGAATTTCGCGTTCGAGTCCCACCTTTGCATACTTTAAACGAGCTTCGCGATGTGGGATGTTCCATTTGCAAGCCGCCACAAACAAGCCTGCATATTCCGAAATCAAATGGTTGTTTGCCGAAGAACAAAGCGACGGGTGGTTGTACGAATATTCCGCATGTTCAAAAATGAGCGGCAACCAGATAGAATCGACAATTTTCGCAAAATCCGCATTCGATGCACGAAGATTTTCAACATCAAAAACTTGCCAGCAATAATACCAGCAAATCAATCGCAAGTTGACTTCAATATTGCTGTACCAGTTGACCCCGACCATGTACGGGTTTTCATTTTTCCAGCTCGTCAAATGATAGCAGAACAGATCCAAATACTTTGCATCACCGCTCTTTTTATAAAGCATCGCGATGTGCAACATAAACTGCATGCGGTTCACTTCCCACACATGCTTGGCGCTACCATACTTATCGCTACGGATATCAATTTTATGCGCAAAGGATTTCGGAAATTCCCGTCCTGCCGACAAGTCCAAATGCCAATGGATAGGCTTGAACACGTCAATAGTCTTATCAAAAATCGGATAATTCAAATGAGACGCATCATCGTCAATGACAGCAGATTTCGGCAATGCCACCGAAGCTATAGACACGTCCATCAGGCGTTTATCCAAAACATGCGTACGCACGCGCTGACGAATGCGGTAGATAAATTCACCCGCAGAGAAAGTCTTTAATCTCTTGATGTACCAGGACAGTTTCACAAGAAAACAGTTCCCTTTTTACAGTCCAAGCAACTTCTTGTACGCGCTAATCAGCTTCGGCTTTTCGTAATCCCAGCTGAGTTCGTTTTGCACACGCTTGCGACCAAAGGCGCCCATTTCCGCCGCCTTTTCAGGGTTGTCCAAGAGCCACAGGATCTTATCGGCAAAGTCGTCCGTATCAGTATTCTTTGCATAAAGCGAAGCTTCCTGTGCCGAGAACTTGCCTTCCTTAAGCGTAAACTGCACAATAGGCTTTCCAAACGCCATGTATTCCATGATCTTGTTCATGGTAGACTTGTCATTCATTTCAGAAGGCAAATCCGGATTGACGCACACATCAGCCGTATTCATCACGTCAGCCAAAAATTCATCACTCACGCGACCCGGGAACTCCACATAATCGGTCAAGTTCATCGACTTGTTCAATTCGCGAAGTTCATCCAAGGAAGGTCCTCCGCCCATGATGCAGAAGCGGATATCCTTACGACCTTTCTTGTTCACGATGTAATCGACAGACTTGAGCAAAAGATCGATACCTTCCTGCTTGCCCATCACGCCGATATAGCCCACCAAGTACTTAAAGCCTTTTTTGACTTCCGGCTTAGCAGGACCAATCTTCAACTTCGAGAGGTTCGGACCGCTGCGAACAATCGTCACATCCTCTTCGCGCTTTTTGCCGCGACGCATCGCAATTTCCTTGTACGATTCATTCGTGACTATGGCATGCTTTGCAAAGAAGTACGTGAGGCGTTCCACAAGAATCATCGCGCGGTAGCCAAGCCCTTTCTTGCCAAACTTTGCAATCCAGAGTTCCGGGTTGATGTCGTGGTGGTCAAAGAGGAACTTGCAACGCGTAAACGTAAAGAACAAGAATGCCGCAATGAAAATCAAGTCCGGCGGATTGCAAGCATGGATCACATCCTGCACGCCCTGCTTTCTAAACACCTTGAACAAGAGACGAGTCTCATGATAAAGGGCACAGAAATATTCCTTGAAATAATCAAGCGTCCTGTTCGCTTCCGGCAAAGGATGGCGATAAATCTTGATGCCCTCGAGTTCCTCGTATTCTAGGGGATACTTTTTTGTCTGGGGACAAATGACCGTCACCTCAGCGCCCGCTTCATGCAAAGAAGTCGCTTCTTGCCATACGCGACGGTCAAAAGGCACCGGAAGATTTTCAACAACAATGCAAACTTTCTTGCCAGAAAGTTCCTTCAAAGACTGATCCATAAAAATTACCAGCAAAAACCTTCGTAATTAGGCAGCGTTTCCACGGACGAATCCTTCACGCGCACCAAGTCCAAAAAATGTATTTCGGGGTTCTTGCGAATAAGTTCCGGAATTTCCGGATTTCGAACAGTAATAATGACAAGCGAAGTGGACTTCACGACATCTTCAACTTTTTGCACCAAAAGCGGGAGCAAGTGCGGGATGCGCTTATTAAGTTCACGCAGGTTTGTTTCCTTTTCGCGAGCGATATTCAAATAGCGGTCATAAATGCTCAAAGAGCACCCCTTACCAAGCACGCCTTCAGCCAAACGAATCGCAGCCGAGTTGCGCAAGTCATCCGTACCCGCCTTAAACGTCAAGCCGATAATGCCCACAGAACGCACGCCAATCTGCTGCACGCGTTCCAGCACACGTTCAATGTGCCTATTGTTGCTGCATTCAATCGAAGAAAGCACAGGAACTTCAACCTGGTTCGATTCCGCCAAGAAATTCAGACCTCGCAAATCCTTCGGCAAGCAAGATCCGCCATAAGCAAAGCCCGGCTTGAAGTAATACGGAGAAATGTTCAGCTGCGTATCCATGCAGAACAAGTTCATGACGCTATGGCTATCGATATCGAGCTTTTTGCAGATAGCGCCGATTTCGTTACCGAACGTGACCTTCAGTGCATGGTAGGAGTTATTGACAAATTTTATAATCTCCGCCACCTTAGGTTCCACTTCGACAATTTCACTGCCAAGCGATTCATAAATTCCCTTGAGGCTATCCAGGGCACGGCGGCTATTGCAACCAATCACGGTCAACGGCGGGTTCAGGTAATCGGCAACAGCCATACCTTCACGGAGGAATTCCGGGTTCGAGGCCACGGCAAAGTTGATTCCTTCACGCTTGCCCGAAATCTTTTCAATCAAGGCAGTTGCAAGAGCGTTCGTTCCAGGAGGAACAGTACTGCGGATAACCACAATGTGGAACGTCGACTTTGAACGGATAGCTTCAGCAATTGCACGAACTGCAGACATCAAATACGTCGTGTCCAAACGACCATCTGGAGCATTAGGAGTACCCACGCACAAAAACGAAATATCAGTCTTTGAAACCGCTTCAACCGCAGACGACGTCGCCGAGATCAGTCCCGCCTTAAAGCCATCCTGCATAACTTCATCGATATCTCGTTCTACGATTGTCGGAAGCCCATTGGCGATCCGGCGAACCTTGTTTTCATCAACATCGTAGCCAACAACCCGGTGTCCAAGTTTCGCAAGACAGGCGATTCCAACGCAACCCACATAACC
This is a stretch of genomic DNA from Fibrobacter sp. UWB13. It encodes these proteins:
- a CDS encoding alginate lyase family protein, with protein sequence MKLSWYIKRLKTFSAGEFIYRIRQRVRTHVLDKRLMDVSIASVALPKSAVIDDDASHLNYPIFDKTIDVFKPIHWHLDLSAGREFPKSFAHKIDIRSDKYGSAKHVWEVNRMQFMLHIAMLYKKSGDAKYLDLFCYHLTSWKNENPYMVGVNWYSNIEVNLRLICWYYCWQVFDVENLRASNADFAKIVDSIWLPLIFEHAEYSYNHPSLCSSANNHLISEYAGLFVAACKWNIPHREARLKYAKVGLEREILLQNSAEGVNREEAAEYIQFIDDFFLIAAVAGLHAGNEFSDAYNERLHAMARYMNAFLDGNFNYPMYGDGDDGFVLRPDAGVHFNNFKSLLVSFATYFEDGSLKRANVVWDEKNELLFGDAGRKTFESLNVADERETLDGNHFYPESGHFIFRKAVEPCNAEKRFDGFTGVRETYLHFDAAPLGFLSIAAHAHADALSFILHVDGMPVIVDPGTFTYHTHKDLRRYFVSTLAHNTVCVNGKNQALQAGPTLWLAHYHCKTLNVGENFVEATHDGYRKDGVEHVRKVEYNREKDEFTITDTLHGFSPFTVEIPFHLHPTAKVQLDGALATVDVSGARRVVIALDEKLSYSIREDGWYSEHFGDKEPARYLYAKIECRDSVEIVTKISVL
- a CDS encoding glycosyltransferase family 4 protein — encoded protein: MDQSLKELSGKKVCIVVENLPVPFDRRVWQEATSLHEAGAEVTVICPQTKKYPLEYEELEGIKIYRHPLPEANRTLDYFKEYFCALYHETRLLFKVFRKQGVQDVIHACNPPDLIFIAAFLFFTFTRCKFLFDHHDINPELWIAKFGKKGLGYRAMILVERLTYFFAKHAIVTNESYKEIAMRRGKKREEDVTIVRSGPNLSKLKIGPAKPEVKKGFKYLVGYIGVMGKQEGIDLLLKSVDYIVNKKGRKDIRFCIMGGGPSLDELRELNKSMNLTDYVEFPGRVSDEFLADVMNTADVCVNPDLPSEMNDKSTMNKIMEYMAFGKPIVQFTLKEGKFSAQEASLYAKNTDTDDFADKILWLLDNPEKAAEMGAFGRKRVQNELSWDYEKPKLISAYKKLLGL
- a CDS encoding glycosyltransferase family 4 protein, which gives rise to MFEKVCHIGPGFAVQGGISSVLVCYKKLFNLPEGNFIESYNGSFVRSLPVLLKVCLKLLFFPSKKFAFYQIHTSSYGSFYRKYLISRCLRFRGKKYTAHIHGSQFDKFCDEASPLLKWMLKDYFRQAERVLILSSEMKGIVQSVDPSIEKFTTIPNPGADIADAPVDLEAHELPVQIIFSGRFGKRKGVYDLIDAFSKANFSVPVKLSLFGDGEVEQVRAAVKESPKCRDISVSSWVVHSEYVKMLPKYDLLVLPSYAERFSMSLVEALGFGLPAISTFVGGTAEVVKDGECGILCEPGDIQALTRALEKLVNDKALRVSMGRAGWERAQDAFSPKVVYDKLEKCYKEL
- a CDS encoding nucleotide sugar dehydrogenase is translated as MASISVFGLGYVGCVGIACLAKLGHRVVGYDVDENKVRRIANGLPTIVERDIDEVMQDGFKAGLISATSSAVEAVSKTDISFLCVGTPNAPDGRLDTTYLMSAVRAIAEAIRSKSTFHIVVIRSTVPPGTNALATALIEKISGKREGINFAVASNPEFLREGMAVADYLNPPLTVIGCNSRRALDSLKGIYESLGSEIVEVEPKVAEIIKFVNNSYHALKVTFGNEIGAICKKLDIDSHSVMNLFCMDTQLNISPYYFKPGFAYGGSCLPKDLRGLNFLAESNQVEVPVLSSIECSNNRHIERVLERVQQIGVRSVGIIGLTFKAGTDDLRNSAAIRLAEGVLGKGCSLSIYDRYLNIAREKETNLRELNKRIPHLLPLLVQKVEDVVKSTSLVIITVRNPEIPELIRKNPEIHFLDLVRVKDSSVETLPNYEGFCW
- a CDS encoding CDP-glycerol glycerophosphotransferase family protein, with product MSRWIKNFILRMLCFFVSVFYRMNRKKIFFRAYNGLRYACNPRAISEKMHEMDPDMEIVWSLNDVNDVAEIPDYVRIVKKKSFAEYRELFTSKFWVLNAGIVIPCKRKGQIYMDTWHGDRAFKNVDKTSDGSSLLSEAYKCADVILSGSDYGDEIIRRSLNPNAEILRCGSPRNDVFFQDYTHKADSVRKALNLEGFDKILTYAPTFRGNGVAADMLDFSYLADELEKRDGKKWGILIRQHHKVKMLPEWKTDSRIVDASKYPEMQDLLLISDVVISDYSSLVGDYVLLNRPVVLYVPDLDDYKSSRGLNFDVEKSPFKYAKNVKDLFQTIIDFNESDAPENCKQILDFYGHVCETGHASEQACQWILDRV